Below is a genomic region from Coleofasciculus sp. FACHB-1120.
AAGCCACTGCCACATTCACCGCTACAGTACTTTTTCCCACACCGCCCTTGCCACTAGAAATCGCGATGATATTCTTTACACCAGAAATTCCAGCGCGATCCGGAAGCGATTTTTGTTGGGGTGTCTCAGCGGTGACATCCACCACGACATCTGTCACTTCTGGTAAATTTTTCTTGAGCGCCTGTTCGCACTCTTCCACAATGAACTGGCGCAACGGACAGGCGGGTGTTGTCAGCACCAGAGTGAAGCTGACTTTTCCGGAGTCAATTTGCACATTGCGAATCATGTTCAACTCGACCAAACTCTTACGGAGTTCGGGATCTTGCACGGGTCGCAATACTTCTAAAACTGAGCTGGCATCAAGCATAACTAGGTTACTTGCATTCCTTATCCCAGATATTGCAACTGGGACAAAACGATCGGGGTTCTCTCTCTTCAAGTATCTTAACGGTTTGCTTGCAGCGATCGCGCTATCCAGTTCAGGTTCTAATTTTGGATTGCTAATTACGAATTAGGAATTGATAACTCCCTCTGTTTGCCTCTCCCTCTCTCCTGAAACCTATAGTCTCAGTTCTCAGTCCTAACTCCTCAATCCTCTTGCCTAGCCTTGAGCTTGTAAACCGACTTCTTCGGCAGCTTGGGCTAATTCACTGGCAACACGGGCCGAATAAGAGCCAATCATCCACCAAATTAAAGGTGACAACCAACCGCGCAACGTCACTGAATAAGATACATACGTGCCGCAGACAGTGGATTCTACCTGGTAAGTCACCCGTTTCTCAACTCCTGGGATTGCCAGCATTCTCACACTGAGTAACTCACAGGGACGGACGCGCTCAACAAAAACCCGAATAGGAATTGGTAGCCAGCGCGTGACTACCTTGTAAATCAGTCCCGGTTTGGCAATCAACCCGCTGGGGACATTGGTGCTGGCAAGTAGAGGATGCCATGATACATCGCCCAGATTGATTAATTTTTGCCACAGGACATCCACCGAAGCAGAGCTTACGGCGCGGTAAGTCCGAACCAGGGAAAACTTAAAGAAAAAACCCTCTCGCCTAGCGATAAACTTTAAGGAAAAATTGAGAATCACAACACTCCTCCTCGCAGCGAGTTTTCAAGGGAACTTATTACTTTAAGCCAAGGGATCAACAGGTAGCATCCCCCTGTAGGATATTTCGAGAGTAGCCTGTAGACGCTTTCTTCAAGTATGTTGCTTGGGTTCAGACAGACCCGATTATGCTGTTTGGGTTCAGGCAGACCCGATTTAAGATAGGCTGTAAGTTCCCCGGCGATCGCATAGAGTTGAGTGCTTTGACCCGATAAAAGCGGCTCACCCTCACCCCGAAAAGCAAGCTGACGTGGTACAAGCGATCGCCTGCGTACAAGCTGATATCTGGGTAAACTCAGGCGAACTCCCATCCCGATTTATTCAATTCAATACCTTTTGCCTTTCCCAATCGCTTTTGTGAACAATATTGACTTGAGATTATGACAGCTTTTCAGACGGACGTAACTACTTCTGCTAAGGTTTTGCCCCCAGATGACTCGAAAGCTAGGGTCAGCCAGTTTATGCAGCAGCTGCAAGACCAAATCTGCGAAGGTTTGGAACAACTGGATGGAGTTGGGAAATTTCAACAAGATGCCTGGGAACGAGAAGAAGGCGGCGGCGGTCGTTCCCGCGTCCTCCGCGAGGGCGCAGTTTTTGAACAGGGTGGGGTTAATTTTTCTGAAGTCTGGGGTCAACAGTTACCTCCGTCGATTCTGGCACAACGCCCAGAGGCGGCTGGGCACGGCTTTTATGCGACTGGCACCTCAATGGTGTTGCATCCGCGAAATCCCTACGTCCCCACCGTTCACCTCAATTATCGCTACTTTGAGGCAGGGCCAGTTTGGTGGTTTGGCGGCGGGATCGATTTAACCCCTTACTACCCATTTGCAGAAGATGTCGCCCAATTTCACCGCACTTTAAAGCAAGCCTGCGATGCCCACCACCCAGAGTACTACCCCACGTTTAAACTCTGGTGCGATGAATATTTTTATCTTAAGCATCGGCAAGAAACGCGGGGCGTTGGAGGACTCTTTTTTGACTATCAAGATGGTCAGGGAGCCTTGTATCGCGGTCCGCACGCCGATGGTCCAGCCGCTGTTTACAGCAACCAAGTGGGTACGCCAGAGCCTCGCAACTGGGAAGATTTGTTCGCTTTTGTGCAGAATTGCGGTCAGACATTTTTACCAGCTTACGTTCCCATTGCCGAGCGGCGGCAAAAGATGGAATATAGCGATCGCCAGCGGAATTTTCAGCTATATCGTCGCGGTCGCTATGTGGAATTTAACCTCGTCTACGACCGAGGCACCATTTTTGGTCTTCAGACGAACGGGCGCACGGAGTCAATTCTGATGTCTTTACCGCCTCTGGTTCGCTGGGAATATGGCTATCAACCCGAACCGAACACCCCAGAAGCCGAGCTTTATGAAACTTTCTTAAAGCCGCAAGATTGGGCAAACTGGACCCGTCCTTCGGAATCGCCGGTCTGAGTTAGACTACGGGAAAAATCCCGCTTTTGTCCCACCCGGTTGATATACTTGCCCATCTCTGAGGTGAGTGTCCGTGCTTCACATCGACCAGAAAACCTACACGACCCAAAACGGCACGACGATTATCGTTTTGACACCAACAGGACGGCTGGATATTACCACAGCTTGGCAGTTTCGCGAGAAGTTACAGGAGTGTCTTTATACACTTAGTCGTCATGTGGTTGTGAATCTTGGGAGAGTGAATTTCATTGATAGTTCTGGACTCACCTCATTGGTGGCAGGGATGCGAGATGCGGACAAAGTAAACGGGAGTTTCCGGCTTTGTAATTTGCTTCCAGCCGCCAAGGTAGTGCTGGAAGTCACCATGATGGATTCAGTATTGGAAATCTACGAGAACTGTAACGACTGCTTCAACTACCCAGATGCCCGTGGAAGAATCTCCTCCCCTAGAAAAGGAAGCGACCCCTTTTTCCCGGATACTGAAGCAGATTTGTGACTGAGATGGGCATCTTCTCCCTGTAGGACTCTGAGTGCTATCTTCGTGGGTGTAGCAGCGGGCGATCGCGCAAATCCAGTCTTCGAGAAGCCGAATTTAATGTAATTTTTCTAAAGCTTTGCTTTAAGATTAGGCGAGCTGAAAGATTGGTAGCTCTAATCTCTGAGTTAGAGTTAGACTACTGAAAGCTCAAATCATGGGAGCAATCGTAGTAAAATGCGGCTCCTTTCTAGATATTAAATCTAGATATTAATTATAGACGGAGCTTCTGGAGCAAGGAGGTTTTGGTGATTCATATCGATCAGAGAACACATACGACTCAAGACGGGACGACAGTCATCGTCTTAGCCCCCACTGGACGCCTGGATATTACAACAGCATGGCAGTTTCGCCTGAAGTTGCAGGAATGTATTTCAAAACTCAGTCGCCACGTAGTTGTGAATCTCGGTCAAGTTAATTTTATTGACAGCTCTGGTCTAACATCCTTGGTGGCAGGAATGCGAGATGCTGACAAAGTAAAAGGCAGTTTCCGTATTTGTAACGTCCATCCAGAGGCAAAACTCGTCTTTGAAGTCACCATGATGGATTCGGTGTTTGAAATTTTTGAAACCGAGGAAGAGGCTCTTGAAGGAGTGCCCCGCAGCATGGTTAGCTAAATCATTCGTGAGTGATTCAGTTAGTTAATCGTCCTTAACCGAGGGAAAACAGACTTCAAATCGCTAGCTCAGCGGAAAAATCTTCCCGCTTAGTGAAAATATAGGGGCCAAGCAGTGCCCCCCAGATGGCTCTTCCTGTTTGGGGGTCAATTCCCTTGTCATAGCTTTTAAATTCTAAATACCGAGCCTCAAACCCCAGAGAAACTTGGTAAGTTTCTCCTTGATAGGTAAAGCAGCAGGGGGCATCAGTCGCGGGTGCAGTAGAAAATTGATAGGTATTTTGGGCTAAGAGTTGCTGAGTGACGGCGAGGGTACAGCCGGGGAGAAGTTCCATCTGTTCCGGTGTAAGCGTCTTTAGCAACGCTGGATTTTGACCGGCACCCCTGACCCGATCGGGTTCTTTGAGCATATAGTATTGCACCATCAGCGCATCATCGCGGGTGTCGCTTTGGCGCAGGCGTAGAATCCGAGGACGATAGGGGCGATCCAGTTGCAGGACGTTCGCTTGCTCTGCAAACAGGGTGAGGCTATCTTCTGCAAACAGCGGGATAGGTCGCAGCCAAAGGCGGAGATTGACGTACCAAGCGGGTTCTCTTGTCGCTTGTTCTGGATTCTCAAATTCCCCAGCCATATATTGAGCTAGGAGCATTAGTTCAGGAGAAAAAGTCATCGGGAATGGCTCATCGATAATGGGTAATCAGTCATCGGAATTTAGGAGAAGGAAGACGTTTCTCTAATTGCTAAATCCCCTTTTCCCAGTTCCAAAAGACTAATTTCTACGATCCCCGGCAATACAATGCCGGGAGTCTCTACAAGACATTGCCTTGGCAAAGGTGTCCAAAAGCTGTGACAATGAGTTTACATCGCCCTCAAACTTAAAATTTTCCGGTGAATAACGTCCGCACTGTATCAGACACCAAAAGAACTTTCTATACCCTACACACCCGCCCCATTAACTCCATCTACCGGCGGGTGGTAGAAGAGTTGATGGTGGAAATGCACTTGCTTTCGGTCAATGTGGACTTTCGCTACGACCCCATTTATGCATTGGGCGTGGTGACATCCTTTAACCGCTTCATGCAAGGCTATCGACCAGAACGAGATAAAGAACCGATTTTTGAAGCCCTCTGTCGAGCAGTCGAGAACGAGCCGCAACAGTACAAGCAGGATGCCCAGCGGCTGGAAGAATTAGCTATGCGTCTGGGTGGGAAGGATATCGTTGCCTGGTTAAACCCAACGGCTCCTAGTCACGGCGCTGATGACTTGCACGCTGCTGTGCAGGCGATCGCTAACAATTCTCCGTTTAAGTACAGCCGTTTGTTTGCGATTGGTTTATTTACGCTGCTGGAAGTAGCAGATTCCGATTTGGTAAAAGACGAAAAGCAGCGGATTGAGGCGCTCAAGCAAATCTGTAATGCCTTAAACCTGCCAGAAGATAAATTGCTCAAAGACCTAGAGCTGTATCGCAGCAATTTGGAGAAAATGGCTCAAATGCAGCTGGCTATGGAAGATATGCTAAAAGCAGATCGAAAAAAACGCGAGCAACGTGGGGATAAAGGGGTTGTGGTGGCTCCTCCCAATAGTTCTCCAGAATCAAGCGTTGCTCCAGGCACTTCTCAAGACTAGGCAACTTGTGTTGAAGCTGAGAAAGCCTTCCGTATGATAGCGATCGCTCATCCGATTCCCTTTTGATGGGCTAAACATCCGTAAGTGGTAATGGGTCTTTAGTCATTTGCCAAGAGTCATTAGCAACAAACTAATGACTCTTGGCAGATGATTTAAGGGTTCGCTTTCTTTAGCGTTGTTGATTACCAACTGCTCTCCAGAAATGAAGTTCGGTTTGGCATCTCGGTGGTGAAATGCAGCCTCCCCTCGCAGCACTTATCCCAGCTTTCCGAGATCCGCACTAAGTTGAGAGATTAGCCCGGAAGTCAAGTTCCGGGCTGGCTTGGCACCTGACTCAGAAGCCGGCAAGATAGGAGTTCCCGTACATATCCGCGTCTGCGATCGTCAGCAGCTCCGGATGCTTTCACCAAAGAGAGCTATTGGTTACACCCAGATACTGCCGATGTAGCCTTAAACCAACGCTTCTAGGCGCTGGATGAGTTGTGGAGCTGTCAGCACACCCTCAATGCGCTCAACTACCTGACTATTTTTAAATAAAACCAACGTTGGTAGGGCGTGAATTTGATATTGGCTCGCCAAGTTTGGATATTTATCCGTATCAATTTTTACAACCTGTAACCGTTCGTTCATCTGGGCGCTTACCTGCTCCAGAATCGGGACCATCATCTGACAAGGACCGCACCAAGTCGCGTAAAAATCCACCAACACTGGCTTTTCAGACCCAGACAGTAACTCTTGGAAATTGTTGAACTGCTTTTTAGTTGCCATGCGATCAAAGTGTTTTCTGCTCTTTCACGACAATCGTAATCTTTTGGCGTATTGATTCGTTCAGTCCGAGGTACGAATCGACCTAAGATCGTTAGCGCAGTTAAATAACCGCGTTCATAACGGATCGAGAGGAATTTATTGATGGAAGCATTGCCAGAGAGCCAGCAAAGATTGCGCGGACAGGTTGCCATCGTTACCGGCGCTTCACGAGGAATTGGTCGAGCGATCGCCCTAGAATTGGCATCTGAGGGAGCCAGTGTAGCGATTAACTATGCCAGTTCTAGTGGAGCAGCCGAAGAAGTCGTGAGTGAAATTACCGCAGCAGGCGGTAGTGCGATCGCCCTCCAAGCAGACGTATCCAAAGCCGATCAAGTAGACGCCCTCCTGAACACCGTGATGGAGAAGTGGAAGCGCGTTGATGTCTTGGTGAATAATGCTGGAATTACCCGCGATACCCTGTTGTTGCGGATGAAGCCGGAAGATTGGCAAGCCGTGATTGACCTTAACCTCACTGGCGTCTTTTTGTGTACGCGAGCTATCAGTAAGGTGATGCTGAAGCAACGCTCCGGGCGCATTATTAATATTTCATCCGTTGCCGGTCAGATGGGCAACCCCGGTCAGGCAAACTACAGCGCTGCCAAAGCGGGAGTGATTGGGTTTACGAAAACCGTCGCCAAAGAACTCGCCACTCGCGGCATTACAGTCAATGCTGTTGCCCCTGGATTTATCGCCACCGATATGACGAGCAATATCAAATCAGAGGAAATCTTAAAATTCATCCCCCTCGGTCGTTACGGTCAACCAGAGGAGGTTGCTGGTTTAGTTCGATTCCTAGCCGCCGATCCGGCTGCCGCCTATATCACGGGTCAAACGCTCAATGTGGACGGCGGTATGGTGATGGCATAGCGACCATAGCGGCAGAGGACTGTGAGCGTAGTGACGCTCTCCTCGCGGTCGGAGTGGGAAAGAGAGAGGCAGACAAAGAACAACATCCATCACTGCTTA
It encodes:
- a CDS encoding SRPBCC family protein gives rise to the protein MILNFSLKFIARREGFFFKFSLVRTYRAVSSASVDVLWQKLINLGDVSWHPLLASTNVPSGLIAKPGLIYKVVTRWLPIPIRVFVERVRPCELLSVRMLAIPGVEKRVTYQVESTVCGTYVSYSVTLRGWLSPLIWWMIGSYSARVASELAQAAEEVGLQAQG
- the hemF gene encoding oxygen-dependent coproporphyrinogen oxidase, with the protein product MTAFQTDVTTSAKVLPPDDSKARVSQFMQQLQDQICEGLEQLDGVGKFQQDAWEREEGGGGRSRVLREGAVFEQGGVNFSEVWGQQLPPSILAQRPEAAGHGFYATGTSMVLHPRNPYVPTVHLNYRYFEAGPVWWFGGGIDLTPYYPFAEDVAQFHRTLKQACDAHHPEYYPTFKLWCDEYFYLKHRQETRGVGGLFFDYQDGQGALYRGPHADGPAAVYSNQVGTPEPRNWEDLFAFVQNCGQTFLPAYVPIAERRQKMEYSDRQRNFQLYRRGRYVEFNLVYDRGTIFGLQTNGRTESILMSLPPLVRWEYGYQPEPNTPEAELYETFLKPQDWANWTRPSESPV
- a CDS encoding anti-sigma factor antagonist produces the protein MLHIDQKTYTTQNGTTIIVLTPTGRLDITTAWQFREKLQECLYTLSRHVVVNLGRVNFIDSSGLTSLVAGMRDADKVNGSFRLCNLLPAAKVVLEVTMMDSVLEIYENCNDCFNYPDARGRISSPRKGSDPFFPDTEADL
- a CDS encoding STAS domain-containing protein, which produces MIHIDQRTHTTQDGTTVIVLAPTGRLDITTAWQFRLKLQECISKLSRHVVVNLGQVNFIDSSGLTSLVAGMRDADKVKGSFRICNVHPEAKLVFEVTMMDSVFEIFETEEEALEGVPRSMVS
- a CDS encoding chromophore lyase CpcT/CpeT, which produces MTFSPELMLLAQYMAGEFENPEQATREPAWYVNLRLWLRPIPLFAEDSLTLFAEQANVLQLDRPYRPRILRLRQSDTRDDALMVQYYMLKEPDRVRGAGQNPALLKTLTPEQMELLPGCTLAVTQQLLAQNTYQFSTAPATDAPCCFTYQGETYQVSLGFEARYLEFKSYDKGIDPQTGRAIWGALLGPYIFTKREDFSAELAI
- the psb29 gene encoding photosystem II biogenesis protein Psp29, with the protein product MNNVRTVSDTKRTFYTLHTRPINSIYRRVVEELMVEMHLLSVNVDFRYDPIYALGVVTSFNRFMQGYRPERDKEPIFEALCRAVENEPQQYKQDAQRLEELAMRLGGKDIVAWLNPTAPSHGADDLHAAVQAIANNSPFKYSRLFAIGLFTLLEVADSDLVKDEKQRIEALKQICNALNLPEDKLLKDLELYRSNLEKMAQMQLAMEDMLKADRKKREQRGDKGVVVAPPNSSPESSVAPGTSQD
- the trxA gene encoding thioredoxin — its product is MATKKQFNNFQELLSGSEKPVLVDFYATWCGPCQMMVPILEQVSAQMNERLQVVKIDTDKYPNLASQYQIHALPTLVLFKNSQVVERIEGVLTAPQLIQRLEALV
- the fabG gene encoding 3-oxoacyl-[acyl-carrier-protein] reductase — its product is MEALPESQQRLRGQVAIVTGASRGIGRAIALELASEGASVAINYASSSGAAEEVVSEITAAGGSAIALQADVSKADQVDALLNTVMEKWKRVDVLVNNAGITRDTLLLRMKPEDWQAVIDLNLTGVFLCTRAISKVMLKQRSGRIINISSVAGQMGNPGQANYSAAKAGVIGFTKTVAKELATRGITVNAVAPGFIATDMTSNIKSEEILKFIPLGRYGQPEEVAGLVRFLAADPAAAYITGQTLNVDGGMVMA